The DNA segment gaacgagaatcgagagaaacaaaaactctcgtcgcaagcacaagtttgggggtaggttgtatggtgtaagaatgactggccatagagaatactgtcttccactcttgccaaacgggctgaaaccatcagtacataatccaaggtagacatttcttctctcatacgcaaagtcgggatactttgattggaaatgcttccacgcttttgcatctgaaggatgtctgatctcaccatctgttgagtgctccgcatgccatctcattggttgcgctgtgcgttcagacagatacagcctctgcaacctttccgtcaaaggcaaataccacatccttttatatggtactggaactcttccactcgtatctttataacgaggcttcccacaaaatttgcatgaaacccgctgttcatccgccctccaataaatcatgcagttgtctctgcatacatctattacctgatacgataaaccaagaccagctacgagtttctgaacctcgtagtatgagccaggagctacattatcttcgggtagaataccttttacataatcagcaatcgcatccacacagtcttcagccaaattataatccgtcttaatgcccatcaatcttgtagcagatgataaagctgaatgaccatctctgcaaccttcgtacaatggttgctttccagcatccaacatatcataaaatctcctagcttcggcattgggtaaatcttcccctctaaaatgatcatttaccatctgctcagtacctacaccgtaatctacatccgttctaattggatcttctaatctaaccgctggctgaggttcgctagtactaccatgttcataatcagtttctccatgatgataccaaattttgtaacttcgtgtaaacccactcaaatatagatgagtccaaacatcccattgtttaataacttttttatttttacaattagagcaaggacatcttaacatacctgtttttgcttccggttgtcggtgaactaaccccatgaattcggttataccttgttggtattcttccgtaagcaatctcgtgttcggatccaaatgaggtcgatcgatccaagaacgaaaataatttgaagaagacatgttttttatgaatcaaattcgtgtgtaaagaaagtgagagggaggatgaagatatggagtgaatgaagaggaagaggggtgcttgtatttatagttgaaatcctgccgacagtccgaggaaattccgacggaattccgatgcaaacggctagttcgtcggaatttcctcggaatttttaaaatcccccaacggctctccaacggctctctaacgtctataatatttcctcggaattcatcggttttttccgaggaattcctcggtattccgtcggaatattccgacgagatgaattttcctcggaattccgtcggaatattccgaggaaattccgaggaagccaaattttgtgtttcctcggaattgcctcggaaattcctcggtatattccgaggaattcattttccgtcggaacgtccgtcagaataccctgttttcttgtagtgatggtTAATATTATGTACTGCTAATATGACTGTTAAAAAGGtgtttgattgttctttcattgcttATGGACTTAATGCTAGAATTGAGATTGATCACCttcattttagatcttaggattaattgagtccaactaaccgtttcccctcaatacctgaacccatttgcgtgatctaactgactcaggcgcaacgacagttggtctgagaaggttagagaacaagttaaacccgttcgcaaagctcgctagaataaccgtcgatcgacgcaactatcgttctgtcggtcgatcgttacaaaggtgtatcggtcgatgtacatcaagtcgcatcgatcgacactctctcgagatcaaaatacgacagttgagatccgagatctagtgAAGATAACCTATCCGGTTAAATCAACGTTTAGTTCAAGAACCATTaaaccctttagtctaaactaagtgcaTACATTTTATACCAGAGAATTGCCTGAATCTAGCTACTTTTCCAatcttgaaaccacttcaattcaatctattgaatcactgttgttttcgatttatcatttatttcttttaaaactattaaaaccttttagtctatattcatttctaattatttaagtctgttgagtaatcctagagtctctgtggattcgatccctaagtactacatctgaacctcttttgatgagagtaacactctttagggtaatttgagtgatatcaaatttggcgccgttgccggggactctttcttattaccattagatttaatttagaatttagtataGACTTGTTACGAAAATCTTgctaaatttttctttcttaatctgTTAATCAGACACAAAGAATGCAGAACATAGAGCGcgaccaaccatcgatcgacggaaaCACGTTTCCATCGAGCGACGATGAGTCAGAGGAATCGACCGATACGGAGtcaccaacatcgatcgataccgcccagccggaagcaggtaagttTTCTCTTACCAAGCCCGCTAATGAGAAAGTAGTCCAAACTGAACTAAATGGTCAAACGAGCAATGAAACTAGCCAAACTAAACAGGGGACTGAAATCCCTGTTAAGGAAAATTCCACCTTAACTAAAGGTGAAGATATAAAATTGTCCATACAAGACTACCTTGATCCTGGTAggacctattccaataggtccgcTATTAAAATACCAGGAGACGATACCAAGAAATCTAAGTTTAACGCAGATTACTACCGTATAGTTCGTCAAAACCCATTCTGTGGATCCCTCCCAGAACACCCACAAGATCATATTGAGACTTTGGAAGAATTAATACCAGATGAATATGATCGTTGCAAACTATTCTCATTCTCCCTAGAAGGAGAAGCCCTCAGGTGGTTGAACTGTTTAGCAACAGGATCACTCACTTGTTGGGAAGAGATTAGAAGAGCTTTCATTAGAGAATTTTTCACTGATGAACGCTACTGGGAAgtaagaaaacaaatttctacATTTCGCCAAGGTCCACGCGAATCATTTAAAAATGCTTGGGGAAGATTCAGAGGCTATGAACTTGAATGTCCCCATCATGGTTATTCAGAACCACAACTTCTTAACGTCTTTTATGGAGGTGTTAATTTGAGCTATAAAACCACACTCGATACAGCGAGTGATGGAAATTTCATCACTAGGAATCCCGAATGAGCTAGACGCCTTATCAAGAATATGACAACGGGAAGATCCTATGAAAAAATGGAcgaagaaatagaaaaaactaCAAATCCAAAAGACAATTCTGATTTATTAGAAATTAAGAATTCCCTTAAATCCCTTCATtcctttcttcaaaacaaacacCGATCTGATATAGCCCAGATCGACGAAAACGCTTTGTCTGACACCGATGATTATTCGGATGAAGAAACGAACTGTTCTGATCCTTACTCTGTGTTTCATGTCGAGAGCtttacccaagcttatgacaCTGCTTTAAAATCACGTACTGGAAGAGAAAGGTTCAATATCAGACAAGCTCTTACGGGCAACCGTAAGATGAAATCGGAGTTTTACGGAAAGATAAATATGGTTTACGGAGAATTGATGGAGAAAGCATATTCTTTAGGAGAACTAATCCGAAAATTAGAAGGTCAAGTAGCTGAGATTGCAACTGCAATAAAGAGAGATGCTGGATGTCTTCCCGGAAGGACTGATCTAAACCCAAGACGTCAAGTCAGTGTCGTAATGCTGTGCAGCGGGAAAAACCTCGCAGCAGACACGAGGAATAGTTCAGATGTTGGAAAGCCTGACGAAACCGATAAGACCGGAAAAGCAACTCTCATCCTATTTTTCTTGACGAACTTGACCCAAATCCATCTCAAGACAACCGGAAAACCACCGCTGAAAAGGCTAAGGAAAAGGCAATAGACTTAGAACTAGAAGAAGATACGGAGATTGAGGatgaaatcgatcgacagtacggaactgacgtcgatcgacccAAAACacccaccatcgatcgacagccggagaaacccatcgatcgacggtctaCTCAACCCGAGCCCATAATTGAAAGAGTCTATAGAACTTTACCCCCTTTTCCTCCTAAAACGCAAACTAAGAAATCATTAGAAAACGCAATCTGCAAGAAAGCCTTAGATAGGATTTCTGTCGAGATGTCTCTTAGCGATGCTATAAAAATAGCACATTCGATTAAGAAGTATATAAAGGATATGACATCTTCGAACTATCCAATCGCAGAACATAGCGTGATGATGATTTCAGAAGAAGTAAGTGCTATGATTAAAGGAGAAACTCCAATGAAGAAATCAGATCCTGGTAGTTTCGTCCTAGATTGTAAAACAGAAAACACGCGTTTCCCTAGATCATTATGTGACCTCGGCTCTAGCGTGAACCTTATGCCTTACTCTGTTGCAGTAACGTTAGGATACAAAGAGTTTATGCCAACTCCGATCACCCTGGTTTTAGCTGATAGATCTATTAGGGTACCCGAAGGAATTCTCGAAGATGTTCCCATAAAGATTAACGATTGCATCGTGCCTACGGATTTTGTTGTGTTGAAATACAGACAAGAACCCAAAGACCCCCTCATTCTGGGTCGGCCATTCCTAGCTACAGCTGAAGCGATCATTGACGTCAAGGAAGGACGAATTAATTTGAACATAGGGGATATCTCGATGATTTTTGATATGGAGAAACTGATTTAGTGACCCCTAATAGATGACCAGGCCTTCTACGTGGAAAAAGTTTCTGAGGATGAAAGCGACTCTTTCATAAACATGTGTTCAGACAACCCCTTAGAAGACACCCTTAACCACGTGGAAAATGAAGTGTTCAGCATATCAGATAGGACAGACGATTACATGAAACTAATGGACGCTAGCATCAACGTTGCAAACGTAGAAGAAAATGACGATTCCGAAgttgtcatcgatcgataccttcaagataccgtcgatcgacaacctccttCACAATCAAATTGGTCTAAAGATAAAGCACAAAAGGTAGAATTAAAACCTCTGCCCAGCGGTCTTAAGTACGCTTACCTTTATGACCAATCCTACCCTGTTATCGTCAACGCCAATCTCACTAGCGGAGAACTTACTTTATTGCTGAATAAATTACGCAAGTACAGGAAAGCACTCGGGTATTCTCTCGATGACATTCCTGGaatttctcctgatctttgcatgcatcgGATTAACTTGGAAGATGACGCTAAAACGTCAATAGAACAGCAAAGGAGATTGAATCCGAATCTGAAAGAAGTAGTTAAGAAGGAAATTATAAAACTCCTTGATGCTGGAGTTATTTACCCCATTTCGGATAGCAAATGGGTAAGCCCCGTACATGTTGTACCCAAAAAGGGAGGTATCACTGTAGTGAAGAATGAAAAGGATGAACTCATTCCGACTCGTACCGTTACTGgtatgtgcattgattataggaaaCTGAGTGCCGCTACTAGGAAAGACCATTTTCCCCTTCCCTTTACTGATCAGATGCTGGAGAGATTAGCTAATCACCAGTATtactgttttcttgatggatattccgGATTTTTCCAAATTCCCATACACCCggatgatcaagaaaagacaacATTTACATGCCCCTATGGAACTTTTGCATATCgcagaatgccatttggtctatgtaacgCCCCCGCTACTTTCCAATGTTGtatgatgtcaatctttacgGATATGATCGAGGACTTCATGGAAGTATTCATGGATAATTTTTCAGTCTATGGATCAGATTTTAAGAGTTGCCTCGACAATTTATGCAAGGTATTGGAAAGATGCGAAGAAAAGAACCTTCTCCTAAAGTGGGAAAAATGCCATTTCATGGTAAACGATGGAATAGTATTAGGACATAGGGTTTCCGCTGCTGGAATAGAGGTCGATAGAGCTAAGATTGAAGTAATGACCAGTTTACTCCCACCTAAAACTGTTAAGGACGTACAAAGTTTTCTCGGACACGCCGGATTTTACAGGAGATTTATACTGGACTTCAGCAAAATCGCTAGACCTCTAAATAACTTGCTGTGCAAggatattaaatttgattttacccCCGAATGCATGAGAGCTTTTGAAGATTTAAAGAAATCCTTTATCACTGCCCCTGTCGTACAAGCCCCCGACTGGAATCTTCCTTTCGAAATCATGTGCGATGCGAGTGATTTCGCAATTGGAGCAGTTCTAGGccaaagaaaagataaaaagcTACATGCTAGTTACTACGCCAGACGCACGCTTGATGAAGCACAACGGAATTATGCAACAACAGAAAAAAGAACTATTAGCTGTAGTTTACGCTTTTAAAAAATTCCATCAATACTTGATTGGCTCTCGAGTGATAGTTCACACTGATCACGCTgccatcaaatatttaatgcaaaagaaagatgctaAACCTCGACTCATACGCTGGATTCTACTACTCCAAGAGTTTGACATTGAGATTAAGGATAAGAGAGGAGTAGACAATGGAGTCGCTGACCATCTTTCTAGGATAAGGATAGAGGATGATGTCCCTATAGACGATTTCTTTCCCACGGATAATGTTGCACACATAGATACATCCTTCGTCGGTCAAATATCTCTCACATCTGAAGGTCTATCGATCGATGAGGGAGATGTAATATCGGTCGATTCATGTAGtgctacatcgatcgatgacgaAACTGATGAAATTTCTCATCTCTCAGATAACCAAAATCACGAACCCCCGTTTATTAAGATCAACTTCGGTTTACAAGTAAATGTTTCCGGTGATGAGATTAATCTCACACCTGAGGAACCATCACAACGGGAGGTAAATGTGATTGGTAGAAACTCTGATAACCGACCTTGGTATGCCGACATAGTTAACTATTTGGCAGCTGAGGTCGAGCCAGACGAACTCAAGGGATATATGAGGAAGAAATTTTTCAGAGAAGTAAGACGCTATCATTGGGATGAACCTTACCTCTATAAGCATTATTCTGATGGCATATACAGACGATGCGTATCCGAAGCTGAAATTCCAGACATTATTTACCAATGTCACGGAGCTGAGTATGCAGGACATTTCGCTACCTTTAAAACGGTCTCGAAAATTCTCCAAGCAGGATTTTGGTGGCCAACCATTTTTCGCGAAGTCCATGCATTTATAACCCAATGTGACAGATGCCAAAGACGTggaaaaatcagcaaaagacacaaaatgaaacaaaagttCATTCTAGAAGTTGAAGTCTTTGATTGCTGGGGTATCGATTTTATGGGACCTTTCCCGTCTTCAtatggaaacaaatatatactagTCGCTGTAGACTACGTATCCAAATGGGTCGAAGCAATAGCTTCCCCTACCAATGACGCATCTGTGGTTACTAAACTCTTCAAAAGTATAATCTTTCCAAaatttggagttccaagagtagTCATTAGTGACGGTGGAACtcatttcattaacaaaatctTTGATAGATTGCTTAAAAAGAATGGTGTTCATCATAGAGTAGCTACACCTTACCACCCACAAACTAGTGGACAAGTAGAAGTCTCTAACCGGCAAATTAAGGAAATCTTAGAGAAAACCGTAGGAACCTCCAGAAAAGATTGGTCTAGGAAACTAGATAATGCACTTTGGGCCTACAGGACCGCCTACAAAACGCCGTTAGGAACAACACCATTCCACCTCTTTTATGGCAAATCATGTCATCTACCAGTCGAACTGGAACATAAAGCAGCTTGGGCTACCAAACTTTTGAATTTTGATATCAAACCAGCTGCATAAAGGAGACTCATCCAGCTTAACGAGCTTGATGAAATCAGACATTTAGCTttcgaaaattcaaaaatctataaagaaAGGACTAAAGCTTATCACGATAGAAAGATCATATCCCGGCACTTCGAACCAGATGATCAAGTCCTCCTTTATAACTCTCGATTGACtttatttcctggaaagctaaAATCCCGTTGGTCTGGACCCTTCACCGTAACGAACGTTCAACCCTCCGGAGCTATCACCTTACAAAATGAGAAAGGCCAGGAATTTACGGTGAATGGCTAACGAGTTAAGCATTATTGGGCAAAACCACCAGCGAAAGTGCCCATGGTGCTGTATGAAccaaataattagtttaatcaAGAAGTCGagctaaagacttaaaaattaagcgctgaatgggaggcaacccatttattttttaaaaaaacattaattaaaattaataaattatatttactagTAATTAATGGTAATTTCCGTATTTCTTAATTTTagcattatttaaaaattttagaaattagaatctgtaaaataaaaggacatcgatcgacgcggcattactgccatcgatcgatgcgggcATATCGACGGTTTTAACATTAACTTCAATCGATATCAACCCACTTCCTCTTCCAAAATCACAAACATAACCGAAAACGAAAACACCCATtttctctctcgattctcgACGGAGTTCGTCCGTTCTTCGCCTAAATCCACTCGATTTTTCACTCTGTAACTGTTAAATCCACTCCCGAAATCAACATTCAAGGTATGCACtcgaaattttcaatttttcgataaattagggttttcattTTGAGTTGGACTAGAACACTTGATTTAGTGTGATTGAGAGATGTTTTTGTAGTTCATATTGCTTATCTAGAGTTCGGTTTGTGATTTCTATGCATTTAGATTAGTATAAACGCGATTTGGAGTTGAGTGATTTTGCCGGTTTCGCGATTCGACATCTGTCGATATGAACTTGTTTGCATCGACCGATGCTCTCTTGTCGGATTTTTCCGACACgacgatatcgatcgatgttcagtagaacccatcgatcgatattacatTATATTCGACAATGCTaaccttcttttcttcttggttTCAGATGAGCAGCTCAGAGACAAACGCAAGAAACAGAGAACTCAGGTCGAAAAGGAGGTTCGACGAGACTAGCAGCTCCTCCAACCCACAGCGTCATCCATGGCCTCGCCCCGAAAACACACCATTCGATTTTCCGGGCTATGCTGATCCTAAGGCAGCGATAAACAGCAACGAGTGCCGTCAGCGTCTTCTGTCCGATGACTGGGACGACTACGACAGCCTCTTCTACAGTGCCTGGCTAGGAATCTCTATCGAGCCCACCAAGTTCCTTGACCGCCCCATCCTGAAGAAACTCGGGATCGAGGGAGATGTTAAGGACGTGATTACACAGATAGGACTCGGTACCATGCCCTCTCGCGCTTACGACCTCTACCCCGATCTCATCCGCCAGTTCATGGCCACTGTCGAGGTCATCTACAGGACTTCAGCTGCGAGAGTAGCGGGAGATGGCACCTTGACCTTCTTCGCCAGAGGGACACGCTACATGATCAGTATCTCCGAGCTCTGCCGCATCTATGCTTTCGATGAGAGCATCGCCTCTTACACGGTCCCACCTTTCTCACACATTGAGGAATTCTGGGAAATCGTCGGCACAAGAGTTTGGGACACGAACAAGGCCGTGCTATCAGACATCCGCCATCCTGCACTTCGCTACTTCCTACGGCTCCTTGCAAACACACTTGTTTGCAAGATGGAGCCCAACAAAGTCAGGATAAAGGAGCTCACACTACTTTTCTGCG comes from the Brassica napus cultivar Da-Ae chromosome A7, Da-Ae, whole genome shotgun sequence genome and includes:
- the LOC111212794 gene encoding uncharacterized protein LOC111212794 — encoded protein: MSLSDAIKIAHSIKKYIKDMTSSNYPIAEHSVMMISEEVSAMIKGETPMKKSDPGSFVLDCKTENTRFPRSLCDLGSSVNLMPYSVAVTLGYKEFMPTPITLVLADRSIRVPEGILEDVPIKINDCIVPTDFVVLKYRQEPKDPLILGRPFLATAEAIIDVKEGRINLNIGDISMIFDMEKLI